The following coding sequences are from one Streptomyces sp. V3I7 window:
- a CDS encoding sensor histidine kinase KdpD: MRLSTRIGLAVGCAVPVLVLASGWLLLTLVGRDLHRAEDDHLRRRAAAAAVDARALLRASAGGRPRAVDSRERRLYSAALDVGIRVVGPDTVFSGGPQPDASVTLPDDARGPVTVREGRRGWRALSRTVRTPRASGTLWVFAPDTADRTQLLLVRRRMVLTALLAAPLSGLLAWGLATGATRPLRRLTRRTAGLDPRTSAARPRHEPTGVTEVDELAATVSMVLARYDEQAARAAGALNTARSFSSAAAHELRTPLMSMGTNLDILAEHPGLPGEDRAEVLADLRHEHARLLGLLVMLRELGRGDLVEAEAFQTVNLTEVADAAVAEARRRAPDARITLSAPPSLAVHGWEPGLRLLCDNLVGNALAHGQDAHGGAEVTVAVHDADGQAVITVDDRGPGVPPEAREKVFERFHRGPHSTGSGLGLTLVAQQAALHRGSVTVTQGADGIGARFEVRLPSAGGELPARRDWLSGTAGANRSQNFPKDRP; the protein is encoded by the coding sequence GTGAGACTCTCAACGCGTATCGGCCTCGCGGTGGGCTGCGCCGTGCCCGTGCTCGTGCTGGCCTCCGGGTGGCTGCTGCTCACGCTGGTCGGCCGGGACCTGCACCGGGCCGAGGACGACCATCTGCGCCGGCGGGCCGCGGCCGCCGCCGTCGACGCCCGGGCCCTGCTGCGCGCCTCGGCGGGCGGGCGGCCCCGGGCCGTCGACAGCCGGGAGCGGCGCCTGTACAGCGCGGCGCTCGACGTCGGGATACGCGTCGTCGGACCGGACACCGTCTTCAGCGGCGGCCCACAGCCCGACGCCTCGGTGACACTGCCCGACGACGCCAGAGGACCGGTCACCGTACGCGAGGGCCGCCGCGGCTGGCGCGCGCTGTCCCGCACGGTCCGTACCCCCCGCGCCTCGGGCACCCTGTGGGTCTTCGCGCCCGACACCGCCGACCGCACCCAACTCCTGCTCGTACGGCGGCGCATGGTCCTCACCGCGCTGCTCGCCGCGCCCCTGTCCGGGCTGCTCGCCTGGGGCCTCGCCACCGGCGCCACCCGCCCGCTGCGCCGCCTCACCCGCCGTACCGCGGGCCTCGACCCGCGCACCAGCGCCGCACGGCCCCGCCACGAGCCGACCGGGGTCACGGAGGTCGACGAACTCGCCGCCACGGTGAGCATGGTCCTCGCGCGCTACGACGAACAGGCCGCCCGCGCCGCCGGCGCCCTGAACACCGCCCGCTCCTTCTCGTCGGCGGCGGCGCACGAATTGCGCACCCCGCTGATGAGCATGGGCACCAACCTCGACATCCTCGCCGAGCACCCGGGCCTCCCCGGCGAGGACCGCGCCGAGGTGCTCGCCGACCTGCGCCACGAGCACGCCCGGCTGCTCGGCCTGCTCGTGATGCTGCGCGAACTCGGGCGCGGCGACCTCGTGGAGGCCGAGGCGTTCCAGACCGTGAACCTCACCGAGGTCGCCGACGCCGCGGTGGCCGAGGCGCGCCGCCGCGCCCCGGACGCCCGGATCACCCTGAGCGCACCCCCGTCCCTCGCCGTCCACGGCTGGGAGCCCGGCCTGCGGCTGCTGTGCGACAACCTGGTCGGCAACGCCCTCGCCCACGGCCAGGACGCGCACGGCGGGGCGGAGGTGACCGTCGCCGTCCACGACGCGGACGGCCAGGCGGTGATCACGGTGGACGACCGCGGACCCGGCGTCCCGCCCGAGGCGCGCGAGAAGGTCTTCGAGCGCTTCCACCGGGGCCCGCACAGCACGGGCTCCGGGCTCGGCCTGACCCTGGTCGCCCAGCAGGCCGCGCTGCACCGGGGGAGCGTCACCGTGACGCAGGGGGCGGACGGCATCGGCGCCCGCTTCGAGGTGCGGCTGCCGTCGGCGGGCGGTGAACTCCCCGCACGGCGGGACTGGCTGAGCGGGACGGCCGGGGCAAACCGGTCACAGAATTTCCCCAAGGACCGTCCCTAA
- a CDS encoding cob(I)yrinic acid a,c-diamide adenosyltransferase, protein MVNLTRIYTRTGDKGTTALGDMSRVAKTDPRISAYADTNEANAAIGTALALGALDEEVVQVLTRVQNDLFDVGADLSTPVVEKPEFPPLRVEQFYIDRLEADCDRFNERLEKLRSFILPGGTPGAALLHQACTVVRRAERSTWAALEVHGEVMNPLTATYLNRLSDLLFILARTANKDVGDVLWVPGGER, encoded by the coding sequence ATGGTCAATCTGACGCGCATCTACACCAGGACCGGCGACAAGGGCACGACGGCGCTCGGCGACATGAGCCGGGTGGCCAAGACCGATCCGCGGATCTCGGCCTACGCGGACACCAACGAGGCGAACGCGGCGATCGGCACGGCCCTCGCGCTCGGCGCGCTGGACGAGGAGGTCGTCCAGGTCCTCACCCGGGTCCAGAACGACCTGTTCGACGTGGGTGCGGACCTGTCGACTCCGGTGGTGGAGAAGCCGGAGTTCCCGCCGCTGCGGGTCGAGCAGTTCTACATCGACCGGCTGGAGGCGGACTGCGACCGCTTCAACGAACGTCTGGAGAAGCTGCGCTCCTTCATCCTCCCCGGCGGCACCCCGGGCGCGGCCCTGCTCCACCAGGCCTGCACGGTCGTCCGCCGCGCGGAGCGCTCCACCTGGGCGGCGCTGGAGGTCCACGGCGAGGTGATGAACCCGCTCACCGCGACCTACCTCAACCGGCTGTCGGACCTGCTGTTCATCCTGGCCCGTACGGCCAACAAGGACGTGGGAGACGTGCTGTGGGTGCCGGGCGGGGAGCGCTGA
- a CDS encoding 3-hydroxyacyl-CoA dehydrogenase family protein: MAGKLAVIGAGLMGSGIAQVSAQAGWDVVLRDVTDEALRRGTDGIKASYDKFVGKGKMTVEDAEAALARITATTDLDAAADADIVVEAVFEKLEVKHEIFRALDKLVREDAVLASNTSAIPITKIAAATERPERVVGVHFFSPVPMMQLVELVRGYKTSDETLATAREFAESVGKTCIVVNRDVAGFVTTRLISALVVEATKLYESGVATAEDIDLACKLGFGHAMGPLATADLTGVDILLHATGNIYTESQDEKFAPPELMRRMVDAGDIGRKSGQGFYTY, from the coding sequence GTGGCAGGGAAGCTCGCCGTCATCGGGGCCGGTCTCATGGGGTCCGGTATCGCTCAGGTCTCCGCGCAGGCGGGCTGGGACGTCGTTCTGCGCGACGTCACCGACGAAGCCCTGCGACGCGGCACCGACGGCATCAAGGCCTCGTACGACAAGTTCGTCGGCAAGGGGAAGATGACGGTCGAGGACGCCGAGGCCGCCCTCGCCCGGATCACCGCCACCACCGATCTGGACGCCGCGGCCGACGCCGACATCGTCGTCGAGGCGGTCTTCGAGAAGCTGGAGGTCAAGCACGAGATCTTCCGCGCGCTCGACAAGCTCGTGCGCGAGGACGCCGTGCTCGCCTCCAACACCTCCGCCATCCCGATCACCAAGATCGCGGCGGCCACCGAGCGCCCCGAGCGGGTCGTCGGCGTGCACTTCTTCTCGCCGGTGCCGATGATGCAGCTCGTCGAGCTCGTCCGCGGCTACAAGACCAGCGACGAAACCCTCGCCACCGCACGGGAGTTCGCCGAGTCCGTCGGCAAGACCTGCATCGTCGTCAACCGCGACGTGGCCGGCTTCGTGACCACCCGGCTCATCTCGGCGCTCGTCGTCGAGGCGACCAAGCTCTACGAGTCGGGCGTCGCCACCGCCGAGGACATCGACCTCGCCTGCAAGCTGGGCTTCGGCCACGCCATGGGCCCGCTCGCCACGGCCGACCTCACCGGCGTCGACATCCTGCTGCACGCCACCGGCAACATCTACACCGAGTCGCAGGACGAGAAGTTCGCGCCGCCGGAGCTGATGCGCCGGATGGTTGACGCCGGTGACATCGGCCGCAAGAGCGGGCAGGGCTTCTACACGTACTGA
- a CDS encoding STAS domain-containing protein, with product MHIRGDHAELVVGGRLDVRSAADARTVLHSAVDDGVGDLVLDLSELDSWDATGLGVIMGVHRRAGRCGRRLVLRRVPPQMQRLLVATRLHRILAIEGGIGVESLPRV from the coding sequence ATGCACATCAGGGGCGACCACGCCGAGCTGGTCGTCGGGGGCCGCCTCGACGTCCGCAGCGCGGCGGACGCCCGTACGGTCCTGCACTCGGCCGTCGACGACGGAGTCGGCGATCTCGTGCTCGACCTGTCCGAACTCGACTCCTGGGACGCCACCGGACTCGGGGTGATCATGGGGGTCCACCGACGGGCCGGCCGCTGCGGCCGCCGCCTGGTGCTGCGCCGCGTACCGCCGCAGATGCAGCGCCTGCTGGTGGCGACCCGGCTGCACCGGATCCTGGCCATCGAGGGAGGCATCGGGGTGGAGTCCCTGCCCCGGGTCTGA
- a CDS encoding ATP-binding protein, translating to MDPINRGPEEYGQDGEGHAPRQRPPRDSLTQDFGHSAPARVRTARVVSGDFLLTVNPVDGSEIEACPPADRPARPVKLTAAERAEAAHADRPPTPAGPARPELPLLERQDERERLVRLLARGRSIRLTGAAGSGRTSLLDLVADDCFDLAPDGVVRLSGFDRTVGELFHDLFHAVYMAPGHRPEQDELLALVREIAAVVVVDDLAFGGAALDELLDATPECAFLFAATPDVPEPTADSGVELVALDGLKRAASVELLERAAGRALTEEESNWAGDLWFESEGLPLRFVQAGALLRQRDHRDAEARAVDEFGVFQDAQDVQGEAPAAPYDAEDGGHIPLPSLGEAAGPAPLLAARLSPSAREALRFAVALDGEMPHQAHLPALVGDTHADAALGELTACGLVSPVGARYRLAAGVADQLRAAGYGDDVEARARTAARHYTWWAGHASVTPERVCAEADAVLATLAVLVPLGPDEAAADEDGENGTPNATLSLARSAAPAFAAGLHWGAWERVLRFGVEAARPAGDVTEQAYFHHELGILALCGGQYERARAELEAAIGLRGALADKHGTVTGRRALALVADRTGDVSIAAAAAVTEELAAVRPGEQAPARSGSLAPFPTLRQSVTDTAVTQRASVPAASPAATPHSTAKQRGLRRVVRRNVVAGGAGALLVAVLGTVVTLGMSSHDSADDPSDHVNVNPSATQGFDDGGTGAGTPGKDGKGDTGTATSRPTDPGPDGTFGTADDPTPSASTARPSDEPSGTKKPSEPGTSSKPSSPKPSSKAPSSKSPTPTKTSPQPPSDTPPGTPSGTPSQSPTESSTPSTTDTASGPASSASASSSGSAPRGGSGLVI from the coding sequence ATGGACCCGATCAACCGGGGACCCGAGGAGTACGGCCAGGACGGCGAGGGCCACGCGCCGCGCCAGCGCCCGCCGAGGGACTCCCTCACCCAGGACTTCGGTCACAGCGCGCCCGCCCGCGTCCGCACGGCGCGGGTCGTCTCGGGCGACTTCCTGCTGACCGTCAATCCCGTCGACGGCAGCGAGATCGAGGCCTGCCCGCCGGCCGACCGGCCGGCGCGGCCCGTGAAGCTCACCGCGGCCGAGCGCGCCGAGGCCGCCCACGCGGACCGTCCGCCCACGCCGGCCGGCCCCGCCCGGCCCGAACTGCCGCTGCTGGAGCGCCAGGACGAGCGCGAGCGCCTGGTACGCCTGCTCGCCCGCGGCCGCTCCATACGCCTCACCGGCGCCGCGGGATCCGGCCGCACCTCGCTGCTCGACCTCGTCGCCGACGACTGCTTCGACCTCGCCCCCGACGGAGTGGTCCGCCTCAGCGGCTTCGACCGCACGGTCGGCGAGCTCTTCCACGACCTGTTCCACGCCGTCTACATGGCGCCCGGCCACCGGCCCGAACAGGACGAACTGCTCGCCCTGGTCCGGGAGATCGCCGCCGTCGTGGTCGTCGACGACCTCGCCTTCGGCGGCGCCGCGCTCGACGAACTGCTCGACGCCACCCCCGAGTGCGCCTTCCTGTTCGCCGCCACCCCCGACGTGCCCGAGCCGACCGCTGACTCCGGCGTCGAACTGGTCGCCCTCGACGGCCTCAAGCGCGCGGCGAGCGTGGAGCTCCTGGAGCGGGCCGCGGGCCGCGCCCTCACCGAGGAGGAGTCCAACTGGGCCGGGGACCTCTGGTTCGAGTCGGAGGGGCTGCCCCTCAGGTTCGTCCAGGCCGGTGCCCTGCTCAGGCAGCGCGACCACCGCGACGCCGAGGCGCGCGCCGTGGACGAGTTCGGCGTCTTCCAGGATGCCCAGGACGTCCAGGGCGAGGCGCCCGCAGCCCCGTACGACGCCGAGGACGGCGGACACATACCCCTGCCCTCCCTCGGCGAGGCCGCGGGCCCCGCGCCGCTGCTCGCCGCCCGGCTGAGCCCCTCCGCCCGCGAGGCGCTGCGCTTCGCCGTCGCCCTCGACGGCGAGATGCCGCACCAGGCGCACCTGCCCGCACTGGTCGGCGACACCCACGCCGACGCCGCGCTCGGCGAACTCACCGCCTGCGGACTGGTCTCGCCGGTCGGCGCCCGCTACCGGCTCGCGGCCGGCGTCGCCGACCAGCTGCGGGCCGCCGGATACGGCGACGACGTCGAGGCCCGCGCGCGGACCGCCGCCCGGCACTACACCTGGTGGGCCGGACACGCCTCCGTCACCCCCGAGCGCGTGTGCGCCGAGGCCGACGCCGTGCTCGCCACGCTGGCCGTCCTGGTCCCGCTCGGACCGGACGAGGCCGCCGCCGACGAGGACGGGGAGAACGGCACCCCGAACGCCACCCTGAGCCTCGCCCGCAGCGCCGCGCCCGCCTTCGCCGCGGGGCTGCACTGGGGTGCCTGGGAGCGGGTGCTGCGCTTCGGCGTCGAGGCCGCCCGCCCGGCCGGTGACGTGACCGAACAGGCCTACTTCCACCACGAGTTGGGCATCCTCGCGCTCTGCGGCGGACAGTACGAGCGGGCCCGCGCCGAGCTGGAGGCCGCGATCGGCCTGCGCGGCGCGCTCGCCGACAAGCACGGCACCGTCACCGGCCGCCGCGCCCTCGCCCTGGTCGCCGACCGCACCGGCGACGTGTCCATCGCGGCCGCGGCCGCCGTCACCGAGGAGTTGGCCGCCGTACGACCGGGGGAGCAGGCCCCGGCCCGGTCCGGTTCCCTCGCGCCCTTCCCGACGCTGCGGCAGTCCGTGACCGACACCGCGGTGACCCAGCGGGCCTCCGTGCCCGCCGCGTCCCCGGCCGCGACGCCGCACTCCACGGCGAAGCAGCGCGGGCTGCGGCGGGTGGTCCGGCGCAACGTGGTGGCCGGCGGCGCCGGCGCACTGCTCGTCGCCGTGCTCGGCACGGTCGTGACGCTCGGCATGAGCTCCCACGACAGCGCCGACGACCCGTCCGACCACGTGAACGTCAACCCGTCCGCGACGCAGGGCTTCGACGACGGCGGCACGGGCGCGGGCACCCCGGGGAAGGACGGCAAGGGCGACACCGGCACCGCCACCAGCCGGCCGACCGACCCGGGCCCCGACGGCACCTTCGGCACGGCGGATGACCCGACGCCGTCGGCGAGCACGGCCCGGCCCTCGGACGAGCCGAGCGGGACGAAGAAGCCGAGCGAGCCCGGCACGTCGAGCAAGCCGTCGTCGCCGAAGCCGAGCAGCAAGGCGCCGAGCAGCAAGTCCCCGACGCCGACCAAGACGAGCCCGCAGCCTCCTTCGGACACTCCGCCGGGCACCCCGTCCGGTACGCCGTCCCAGAGCCCGACGGAGTCGTCGACCCCGTCGACCACCGACACCGCGAGCGGTCCCGCCTCCAGTGCCTCCGCGAGCAGCTCGGGAAGCGCTCCGCGAGGCGGCTCCGGGCTGGTCATCTGA
- the nucS gene encoding endonuclease NucS: MRLVIARCSVDYAGRLTAHLPSAPRLILVKADGSVSIHADDRAYKPLNWMSPPCTLKEGGGEDAGVWTVINKAGEKLIITMEEVLHDSSHELGVDPGLIKDGVEAHLQELLADRIETLGEGYTLIRREYMTAIGPVDILCRDAEGRTVAVEIKRRGEIDGVEQLTRYLDLLNRDPHLAPVRGIFAAQEIKPQARVLATDRNIGCQVLDYDALRGIEDDKLRLF; encoded by the coding sequence ATGCGTCTCGTCATCGCCCGGTGCTCCGTCGACTACGCCGGCCGGCTCACCGCCCACCTCCCCTCGGCTCCCCGCCTGATCCTGGTCAAGGCGGACGGCAGCGTCTCCATCCATGCCGACGACCGGGCCTACAAGCCCCTGAACTGGATGTCGCCGCCCTGCACGCTCAAGGAAGGCGGCGGCGAGGACGCGGGCGTGTGGACCGTCATCAACAAGGCGGGCGAGAAGCTCATCATCACGATGGAGGAGGTCCTGCACGACTCCTCGCACGAGCTCGGCGTGGACCCCGGCCTGATCAAGGACGGCGTGGAGGCGCACCTCCAGGAGCTGCTCGCCGACCGCATCGAGACGCTCGGCGAGGGCTACACGCTGATCCGCCGCGAGTACATGACCGCCATCGGCCCCGTCGACATCCTGTGCCGGGACGCCGAGGGCCGGACCGTCGCCGTGGAGATCAAGCGGCGCGGTGAGATCGACGGCGTGGAACAGCTCACGCGCTACCTCGACCTGCTCAACCGCGATCCGCATCTCGCCCCGGTCCGCGGCATCTTCGCCGCGCAGGAGATCAAGCCCCAGGCCCGCGTCCTCGCGACCGACCGGAACATCGGCTGCCAGGTGCTGGACTACGACGCGCTCCGCGGCATCGAGGACGACAAGCTGCGCCTGTTCTGA
- a CDS encoding SCO5389 family protein: protein MSLDVSPALLEQAERGEVDEAAFVDCVRTSLPYAWEMISSLVAQLKVDGGDFADNQTPPPDEQARGQLLRALASDAIRGALQRHFGVRLAFQNCHRVAVFPLDVAVDEKLSRFTSVRSQVLNQSPEFRDC from the coding sequence ATGTCGCTCGACGTCTCACCGGCCCTACTCGAACAGGCCGAGCGAGGCGAGGTCGACGAAGCCGCCTTCGTCGACTGCGTCCGGACCTCCCTGCCCTACGCATGGGAGATGATCAGCTCCCTGGTGGCCCAGCTGAAGGTGGACGGCGGAGACTTCGCCGACAACCAGACGCCTCCGCCGGACGAGCAGGCACGGGGTCAGCTGCTGCGCGCGCTCGCCAGCGACGCGATACGCGGGGCTCTCCAGCGGCACTTCGGTGTACGGCTGGCCTTCCAGAACTGCCACCGGGTGGCGGTGTTCCCGCTCGACGTCGCGGTCGACGAGAAGCTGTCCCGCTTCACCTCGGTACGCAGCCAGGTGCTGAACCAGTCGCCGGAGTTCCGCGACTGCTGA
- a CDS encoding LLM class flavin-dependent oxidoreductase yields MHVGSFVLAAQFPGQGQGETLHRAVRSAEVAEEAGLDTVWLAEHHFVPYGTCPSAITLAALLLGRTRRIRVGTAVSVLPTVHPVALGEQAALLHVTSGGRFTLGVGRGGPWVDLEVFGSGLAAYERGFPESLDLLMRWLREPAVGASGERFTFREVPVVPRPSEALTETPGPEVVVACTSPASVRLAAERGLPMLLGMHIGDEEKAEMVARWREFARAAGRPAAEIAGAAHVSAGVCQIADRRTDAVETLLKAMPGWLRQGLEAHVTVDGRARAMRDPVAYTELLCGLHPVGTPRLCADRLAATSERTGITRFALLVEGSGDLAATEENVRRLGAEVLPHLR; encoded by the coding sequence ATGCACGTCGGAAGTTTTGTGCTGGCGGCCCAGTTCCCGGGTCAGGGTCAGGGGGAGACCCTGCACCGGGCGGTCCGCTCCGCGGAGGTGGCCGAGGAGGCCGGACTGGACACGGTCTGGCTGGCCGAGCACCACTTCGTGCCGTACGGCACCTGTCCGTCCGCGATCACCCTGGCCGCGCTGCTGCTGGGCCGTACCCGCCGCATCCGGGTCGGCACGGCGGTCAGCGTGCTGCCCACCGTCCACCCCGTCGCCCTCGGCGAACAGGCCGCGCTGCTGCATGTGACGAGCGGCGGGCGCTTCACGCTGGGCGTGGGGCGCGGCGGGCCCTGGGTGGACCTGGAGGTGTTCGGCTCCGGACTCGCGGCGTACGAGCGCGGGTTCCCGGAATCACTCGATCTGCTGATGCGCTGGCTGCGCGAACCGGCGGTCGGCGCCTCGGGCGAGCGCTTCACGTTCCGTGAAGTCCCCGTCGTACCAAGGCCGTCGGAGGCGCTCACGGAGACGCCGGGCCCGGAGGTCGTGGTGGCCTGCACCTCGCCGGCGAGCGTACGGCTGGCCGCCGAGCGCGGGCTGCCGATGCTGCTCGGGATGCACATCGGCGACGAGGAGAAGGCCGAAATGGTCGCCCGCTGGCGGGAGTTCGCGCGCGCCGCCGGACGGCCGGCCGCGGAGATCGCGGGCGCGGCGCATGTCTCGGCGGGCGTCTGCCAGATCGCGGACCGGCGCACGGACGCGGTGGAGACCCTGCTGAAGGCCATGCCGGGCTGGCTGCGGCAAGGGCTCGAGGCCCATGTCACGGTCGACGGCCGGGCGCGCGCGATGCGCGACCCGGTCGCCTACACCGAACTGCTCTGCGGGCTGCACCCGGTGGGCACGCCGCGGCTGTGCGCCGACCGGCTCGCGGCGACCTCGGAGCGGACCGGCATCACCCGCTTCGCCCTCCTCGTGGAGGGCTCGGGCGACCTCGCGGCGACGGAGGAGAACGTACGGCGCCTGGGCGCCGAGGTGCTCCCCCATCTCCGCTGA
- a CDS encoding ATP/GTP-binding protein, which yields MSPRRNRSKGPKGAASAGRSAEGDRAGRYGGWQSMESWQGEDWNVRHVAGASAEGKTYRCPGCDQVIPSGVPHVVAWPEFAGVDDRRHWHKACWNAKDRRTTRVWRSRNGPRF from the coding sequence GTGTCCCCGCGTCGCAACCGATCCAAGGGCCCGAAAGGGGCGGCCTCCGCCGGCCGGAGCGCCGAGGGCGACCGCGCCGGCCGCTACGGGGGCTGGCAGTCCATGGAGAGCTGGCAGGGCGAGGACTGGAACGTCCGGCATGTGGCCGGGGCGAGCGCGGAGGGCAAGACGTACCGCTGCCCCGGCTGCGACCAGGTGATCCCCTCCGGCGTCCCGCACGTGGTGGCCTGGCCCGAGTTCGCGGGCGTCGACGACCGCCGGCACTGGCACAAGGCGTGCTGGAACGCGAAGGACCGCCGCACCACGCGGGTGTGGCGGTCCCGTAACGGGCCGAGATTCTAG
- a CDS encoding ABC transporter permease subunit translates to MSTHQPPMPQAAPAAAPWQAAPGGAHPGYTSPIPVVRTHLGHALASEWTKIRSVRSTVWTLGVFVVLVLGVGLAAGALIASTSSDLSTENALGFGFFGLLLGSMPIITLGVLTTASEYGTGMIRTTMTACPSRVRVLTAKAIVFFLVAFVVTLVSTTLVALAQVSMLESHGAPAPSGGDWMKATVGISLYIALLGLLSLLVGSIIRHSAGAITIMIGLLLAPLVLALFMFASSLEKLRAALLEYSIPNQLSVFYSNSLSQSGPSGWEPLWIIVGVTAAVFAAACALLQRRDV, encoded by the coding sequence ATGAGCACCCACCAGCCCCCGATGCCGCAGGCCGCTCCCGCCGCCGCCCCCTGGCAGGCGGCGCCCGGCGGTGCGCACCCCGGCTATACCTCGCCGATCCCGGTGGTGCGCACGCACCTCGGGCACGCGCTCGCCTCCGAGTGGACGAAGATCAGGTCGGTGCGCTCGACGGTGTGGACGCTCGGGGTCTTCGTCGTGCTGGTGCTCGGCGTCGGGCTGGCCGCCGGCGCGCTGATCGCGAGCACCTCCTCCGACCTGTCCACCGAGAACGCGCTCGGCTTCGGCTTCTTCGGACTGCTCCTCGGCAGCATGCCGATCATCACGCTCGGCGTGCTGACCACGGCCTCCGAGTACGGCACCGGCATGATCCGCACGACGATGACCGCCTGCCCCTCGCGGGTGCGCGTGCTCACGGCGAAGGCGATCGTGTTCTTCCTGGTCGCCTTCGTGGTCACGCTGGTGTCCACCACCCTCGTGGCCCTCGCCCAGGTGTCCATGCTGGAGAGCCACGGCGCCCCGGCCCCGTCCGGCGGGGACTGGATGAAGGCCACGGTCGGCATCAGCCTCTACATCGCGCTGCTCGGACTGCTGTCACTGCTCGTCGGCTCGATCATCCGGCACTCGGCCGGCGCCATCACCATCATGATCGGCCTGCTGCTCGCGCCGCTGGTGCTCGCCCTGTTCATGTTCGCGTCGTCGCTGGAGAAGCTGCGCGCGGCCCTGCTGGAGTACTCGATCCCGAACCAGTTGAGCGTCTTCTACTCCAACTCCCTCAGCCAGTCCGGCCCGTCGGGGTGGGAGCCGCTGTGGATCATCGTGGGCGTGACGGCGGCCGTGTTCGCGGCGGCCTGCGCACTGCTCCAGCGCCGGGACGTCTGA